In the genome of Flavobacterium panacagri, one region contains:
- a CDS encoding matrixin family metalloprotease, with translation MLNTHRLPILFIFLFLFSCGHEENQSPDNETELCNFNFIDLKFDTTTKPDAAIITWPRWKIGQTIKIKFLDGDAASQEKVKRIAGEWTKYANLTFEYVPATEYADIRIGFNVGSYGAWSVLGMKSAYGNTNDQSMRLGSLTSTNEVSIRRTILHEFGHALGLIHENSSPASTIKWDLPKVYQYYNELNGWSKDEVDQFVIKSPESTNYSQYDPLSIMHYYVPASLTTNRVAVNEMNDLSLTDIQSINKWYPFPIRSTIESGERIDYIPWTKAIKSSNGLFVLQFDSGMLSIKDLTYDTIIWQEGNSRYSNRPSCYLQSDGNLVIKGHSSGFTAPEQIIWTSDTAGFPGATLHLQDDGDLQLIYNGAVKWSSKNGKI, from the coding sequence ATGCTAAATACTCACAGGTTACCAATCCTTTTTATCTTTCTATTTCTTTTTTCATGCGGTCATGAAGAAAATCAATCCCCCGATAATGAAACCGAACTATGTAATTTTAATTTTATTGATTTAAAATTTGACACCACAACAAAACCCGATGCCGCAATTATAACATGGCCTAGATGGAAAATTGGTCAAACTATTAAAATTAAATTTTTAGACGGTGATGCTGCTTCACAGGAAAAAGTAAAAAGAATTGCTGGCGAATGGACAAAATATGCCAACCTAACATTTGAATATGTTCCAGCAACTGAATACGCAGATATTAGAATTGGTTTTAATGTTGGTAGTTATGGAGCATGGTCTGTTTTAGGGATGAAATCTGCTTATGGCAATACAAACGATCAATCCATGCGATTGGGATCTCTTACTTCTACAAATGAAGTTTCGATAAGACGAACAATTTTACATGAATTCGGACATGCATTAGGTCTTATTCATGAAAATTCAAGTCCTGCATCAACCATAAAATGGGATTTACCAAAAGTATACCAATATTACAATGAACTAAATGGATGGTCAAAAGACGAAGTGGATCAATTTGTTATAAAAAGTCCCGAATCTACCAATTATAGTCAGTATGATCCTCTTTCTATAATGCATTATTATGTACCAGCTTCTCTTACTACTAACAGGGTTGCTGTAAACGAAATGAATGATTTATCTCTAACTGATATCCAATCTATTAATAAATGGTATCCATTTCCTATTAGATCGACTATAGAATCTGGAGAAAGAATAGATTATATTCCGTGGACAAAAGCTATTAAATCTTCAAATGGTTTGTTTGTTTTACAATTCGATTCTGGAATGTTATCGATAAAAGACTTAACCTATGATACAATAATCTGGCAGGAAGGAAATTCAAGATACAGCAATCGCCCATCCTGCTATTTACAATCTGATGGAAATTTAGTAATTAAAGGTCATTCTTCTGGTTTTACCGCACCAGAACAAATAATCTGGACATCTGATACTGCTGGATTTCCTGGCGCAACATTGCATTTACAAGATGACGGAGATCTTCAATTAATTTATAATGGAGCCGTAAAATGGTCTTCTAAAAATGGAAAGATTTAA
- a CDS encoding GSCFA domain-containing protein, whose protein sequence is MQFRTQIPISKSNSPIDYHSKVLSMGSCFAENMAEKFDYFKFQNETNPFGIIFNPVSIEKLFKRVCQEQWFEEKDVFFHNERWHSFEAHSDLSNADRQELLETLNKAILETNKQLKEATHLIITFGTSWIYKVLEKDEVVANCHKVPQKQFSKELLSVEVIQKSIQNTMDLVQALNPKINFIFTISPVRHIKDGFVENQLSKSHLFTALHSILNTEHSKLNTAYFPSYEIMMDELRDYRFYGEDMLHPNQIAIDYIWKLFSENYISENSLSIMLEVDEIQKSLRHRSFNPESEQHQKFLAKLQQKINLLEKKISHIKF, encoded by the coding sequence ATGCAATTCAGAACACAAATCCCAATTTCAAAAAGTAATTCGCCAATCGATTATCATTCGAAAGTACTTTCAATGGGTTCTTGTTTTGCAGAAAATATGGCGGAGAAATTTGATTATTTTAAATTTCAAAACGAAACCAATCCGTTTGGGATTATTTTTAATCCAGTTTCAATAGAAAAATTATTTAAGAGAGTTTGTCAAGAACAATGGTTTGAAGAAAAAGATGTTTTCTTTCATAACGAACGCTGGCATTCTTTTGAAGCACATTCTGATTTAAGTAATGCCGACCGACAAGAATTGCTGGAAACGCTCAATAAAGCTATTTTAGAAACGAACAAACAATTAAAAGAAGCAACGCATCTCATTATCACTTTTGGAACTTCCTGGATTTACAAAGTTTTAGAGAAAGATGAAGTTGTTGCCAATTGTCATAAAGTGCCACAGAAACAATTTTCAAAAGAGTTGTTATCTGTTGAAGTAATTCAGAAAAGCATTCAAAACACAATGGATTTAGTTCAGGCTTTAAATCCAAAAATCAATTTCATTTTTACCATTTCTCCTGTCAGACATATTAAAGATGGCTTTGTAGAAAATCAGTTAAGTAAATCACATTTGTTTACAGCTTTACACTCCATCTTGAATACTGAACACTCAAAACTGAACACTGCATACTTTCCCTCTTACGAAATCATGATGGATGAGCTTCGCGATTATCGTTTTTATGGAGAAGATATGTTACACCCAAATCAAATCGCGATTGATTATATCTGGAAGCTTTTCAGCGAAAATTATATTTCAGAAAACAGCCTTTCAATAATGCTAGAAGTAGACGAAATTCAAAAAAGTCTTCGACACAGAAGTTTCAATCCGGAATCAGAACAGCATCAGAAATTCTTAGCTAAACTCCAGCAAAAAATAAATCTCTTAGAGAAAAAGATTTCTCATATCAAATTCTAA